A stretch of the Chitiniphilus purpureus genome encodes the following:
- a CDS encoding NAD(P)H-quinone oxidoreductase produces the protein MTTMQAILQSGPGRPLQLGRTERPSPGPGQLLVRVHAAGVNRADLAQAAGRYPAPAGESPILGLEIAGEVAALGEGAHGFRVGDAVFGLVAGGGYAEYCVLDAGLAVHKPAALSWEIAAGLPEAWLTAWLNLVELGGLRAQQRVLIHAGASGVGAAAIQLAHVWGAAVAATAGGADKCAWCRALGAGLAIDHGTEAFAEAVKAWGGADLILDTVGGDYLPRNQACLNRDGTIVLIGVLRGTEAHINLGLLLVKRQRLLGSTLRALPSVRKAQLAAALWPWLLPRLAEGRIRPTPDRSFALADAAAAHAWLAGNRNLGKVVLSVAA, from the coding sequence ATGACGACGATGCAGGCGATCCTGCAGTCCGGCCCCGGCAGACCCTTGCAGCTGGGGCGGACCGAACGCCCCTCGCCCGGCCCGGGCCAACTGCTGGTACGGGTGCACGCCGCTGGCGTCAACCGCGCTGACCTTGCGCAGGCGGCCGGGCGCTACCCGGCCCCGGCGGGCGAATCGCCCATCCTGGGGTTGGAGATCGCCGGCGAAGTGGCCGCGCTGGGGGAGGGGGCCCACGGATTCAGGGTCGGCGACGCGGTATTCGGCCTCGTGGCAGGCGGTGGCTATGCCGAATACTGCGTGCTTGATGCCGGGCTGGCGGTGCACAAGCCTGCCGCGCTGTCCTGGGAGATCGCAGCCGGCCTGCCCGAGGCATGGCTCACCGCATGGCTCAATCTGGTCGAACTCGGCGGCCTGCGGGCGCAGCAGCGCGTGCTGATCCATGCCGGTGCCAGCGGCGTCGGCGCCGCGGCCATCCAGCTGGCACACGTCTGGGGCGCCGCCGTGGCGGCGACCGCCGGCGGCGCGGACAAATGCGCATGGTGCCGCGCGCTGGGCGCCGGGCTTGCCATCGACCATGGCACCGAGGCGTTCGCCGAGGCCGTCAAGGCCTGGGGCGGGGCGGACCTGATTCTGGATACCGTGGGCGGCGACTATCTGCCCCGCAACCAGGCCTGCCTGAACCGCGATGGCACCATCGTGCTGATCGGCGTGCTGCGCGGCACCGAAGCGCATATCAACCTGGGGCTGCTGCTGGTCAAGCGGCAGCGGCTGCTGGGCTCGACACTGCGGGCGCTGCCGTCGGTGCGCAAGGCGCAGCTGGCGGCTGCGCTGTGGCCCTGGCTGTTGCCGCGGCTGGCTGAGGGCCGTATCCGGCCGACCCCGGATCGCAGCTTCGCCCTGGCCGATGCCGCCGCGGCGCACGCGTGGCTGGCCGGCAACCGCAACCTGGGCAAGGTGGTGCTCAGCGTCGCTGCCTGA
- a CDS encoding NAD(P)(+) transhydrogenase (Re/Si-specific) subunit beta, with translation MQNLYALAYLASAVLFILALRGLASPASARRGNLYGMSGMGIAVATTLFVAPGPVLWLIGLAVAAGAAVGAWRARTVAMTAMPELVAAMHSLVGLAAVLIAVAAIEHAGVSHSLIQKVELFLGAAIGAITFTASVVAWGKLSGRFAARPVRFAGQHLINLAVALALLGFGIAYVVSDGHAAFLMMVALALILGVLLIVPIGGADMPVVVSMLNSYSGWAAAGIGFTLDNPVLIIAGACVGASGAILSTIMCRAMNRSLASVLLGGFGAQQNSGGHGDAGEKRYKSGSPEDAAFLMSNAESVVVVPGYGLAVSRAQHALNELAELLEERGVKVRYAIHPVAGRMPGHMNVLLAEAEVPYDKVLEMEEINNEFATTDVVLVIGANDVVNPAAKTDTASPIYGMPILEAYKARTVLVVKRSMGAGYAGLDNDLFYMDKTMMVFGDAKKVVEGMLQSVH, from the coding sequence ATGCAGAACCTGTATGCGCTCGCCTATCTTGCCAGTGCCGTGCTGTTCATCCTGGCGCTGCGCGGTCTTGCCTCGCCAGCCTCGGCCCGCCGGGGCAATCTCTATGGCATGTCCGGCATGGGCATCGCGGTCGCGACCACGCTGTTCGTGGCACCAGGTCCGGTACTGTGGCTGATCGGTCTGGCGGTGGCGGCCGGTGCGGCGGTGGGGGCTTGGCGCGCCCGCACCGTGGCAATGACGGCGATGCCCGAACTCGTCGCCGCCATGCATTCGCTGGTGGGCCTGGCGGCCGTGCTGATCGCGGTGGCGGCGATCGAACATGCCGGGGTGTCGCACAGCCTCATCCAGAAAGTCGAGCTGTTCCTGGGTGCCGCCATCGGCGCAATCACCTTCACCGCCTCGGTCGTCGCCTGGGGCAAGTTGTCCGGGCGCTTTGCCGCCAGACCGGTGCGCTTTGCCGGCCAGCATCTGATCAACCTTGCCGTCGCGCTGGCCCTGCTGGGTTTTGGGATCGCCTACGTCGTCAGCGATGGCCATGCGGCCTTTCTGATGATGGTGGCACTGGCGCTGATCCTGGGCGTGCTGCTGATCGTGCCGATCGGCGGCGCCGACATGCCGGTGGTGGTGTCCATGCTCAACTCGTACTCGGGTTGGGCCGCCGCCGGCATCGGCTTCACGCTGGACAATCCGGTGCTGATCATCGCCGGGGCCTGCGTCGGTGCGTCCGGCGCCATCCTCAGCACCATCATGTGCCGGGCGATGAACCGGTCGCTCGCATCGGTGCTGTTGGGCGGCTTTGGCGCGCAGCAGAACAGCGGCGGCCATGGCGACGCAGGCGAAAAGCGCTACAAGTCCGGCAGCCCTGAGGATGCCGCCTTCCTGATGAGTAACGCCGAAAGCGTGGTGGTGGTGCCCGGCTACGGCCTCGCGGTCTCGCGCGCGCAGCACGCCCTCAACGAACTGGCCGAGCTGCTGGAGGAACGCGGCGTGAAGGTGCGCTACGCCATCCACCCGGTGGCCGGCCGCATGCCCGGCCACATGAATGTGCTGCTGGCCGAAGCCGAGGTGCCCTACGACAAGGTGCTGGAGATGGAGGAGATCAACAACGAGTTCGCCACCACCGACGTGGTGCTGGTGATCGGTGCCAACGACGTGGTCAACCCGGCGGCCAAGACCGATACCGCAAGCCCGATCTACGGCATGCCCATCCTGGAAGCGTACAAGGCGCGCACGGTGCTGGTGGTGAAGCGCTCGATGGGCGCGGGCTACGCCGGGCTCGACAACGACCTCTTCTACATGGACAAGACCATGATGGTGTTCGGGGATGCCAAGAAGGTGGTCGAGGGCATGTTGCAGTCGGTGCACTGA
- a CDS encoding proton-translocating transhydrogenase family protein: MNEPIIHAASAVAQAGGADAVIVSLTVFVLAIFVGYHVVWNVTPALHTPLMAVTNAISGIIIVGALLQVVRIDGQAITLTSILGAIAVFLASINIFGGFLVTRRMLEMFRRKER; this comes from the coding sequence ATGAACGAACCCATCATCCACGCAGCGTCCGCCGTCGCCCAGGCCGGCGGCGCCGATGCCGTCATCGTCAGCCTCACCGTTTTCGTGCTCGCCATCTTCGTGGGCTATCACGTGGTGTGGAACGTCACCCCCGCACTGCATACCCCGCTGATGGCCGTGACCAATGCCATCAGCGGCATCATCATCGTCGGCGCCCTGTTGCAGGTGGTCCGGATCGACGGGCAGGCAATCACGCTGACCAGCATCCTCGGCGCCATCGCCGTATTCCTGGCCAGCATCAACATCTTCGGTGGCTTTCTGGTCACCCGCCGGATGCTGGAGATGTTCCGCAGGAAGGAGCGCTGA
- a CDS encoding Re/Si-specific NAD(P)(+) transhydrogenase subunit alpha, which translates to MLIAIAAETHPGEHRVAATPETVKKYLAQGHTVRVEPGAGLAAAIADAQYVAAGATLVPAESLYAGADVVLRVRAPSEAALAAIPDGATVVALFEAHRYPHRRWLADKRLTAFALERIPRTTRAQAMDVLSSQANVAGYRAVLKAVQHYPRFMPMLMTAAGTVKPARVLILGAGVAGLQAIATARRLGAMVEAFDVRPAAREQVESLGARFVEVPSSEAEQLSSQSAAGYARAMSDDYQARQATLIAARACEADIVIATAQIPGQPAPLLLTEAMVTAMKPGSVIVDLAVDSGGNCALASPDGCHVTAGGVTVLGCGNLAAELAADASALYARNVLAFTALLADQAGHLAPDLADDILAATCIAHRGELMPI; encoded by the coding sequence ATGCTGATTGCGATAGCCGCGGAAACACACCCAGGCGAGCACCGGGTGGCGGCAACGCCGGAAACGGTGAAGAAGTATCTGGCCCAGGGCCACACAGTGCGGGTCGAGCCCGGCGCCGGGCTTGCTGCGGCGATTGCGGACGCGCAATACGTCGCCGCCGGTGCAACGCTGGTGCCCGCCGAATCCCTTTACGCCGGCGCGGACGTGGTGCTGCGGGTACGCGCGCCCAGCGAGGCGGCATTGGCGGCCATTCCCGACGGGGCCACCGTCGTCGCCCTGTTCGAGGCGCATCGCTACCCGCACCGCCGCTGGCTTGCGGACAAGCGCCTGACCGCGTTTGCACTGGAGCGCATCCCGCGCACCACCCGGGCCCAGGCCATGGACGTGCTGTCCTCGCAGGCCAATGTGGCCGGCTACCGCGCGGTGCTCAAGGCGGTCCAGCACTATCCACGTTTCATGCCGATGCTGATGACCGCGGCCGGCACCGTCAAACCGGCACGGGTACTGATCCTCGGTGCGGGGGTCGCAGGATTGCAGGCCATCGCGACAGCGAGGCGGCTGGGCGCCATGGTCGAGGCGTTCGATGTACGTCCCGCGGCACGTGAACAGGTCGAATCGCTCGGCGCCCGCTTTGTCGAGGTGCCGTCGAGCGAGGCGGAGCAACTGTCGAGCCAGAGCGCCGCCGGTTACGCGCGCGCGATGTCGGACGACTACCAGGCACGCCAGGCGACCCTGATCGCCGCCCGTGCGTGCGAAGCCGATATCGTGATCGCCACCGCCCAGATCCCGGGCCAGCCCGCGCCGCTGCTGCTGACCGAAGCCATGGTGACGGCGATGAAGCCGGGCAGCGTGATCGTCGATCTGGCGGTGGACAGCGGCGGCAATTGCGCGCTGGCCAGCCCGGACGGCTGCCATGTGACGGCAGGCGGCGTCACAGTGCTCGGTTGCGGCAACCTCGCGGCGGAGCTGGCGGCCGACGCCTCGGCGCTCTACGCGCGCAACGTGCTCGCGTTCACGGCACTGCTTGCCGACCAGGCGGGGCACCTCGCCCCCGATCTTGCCGACGATATCCTCGCCGCCACCTGCATCGCCCACCGCGGCGAGCTCATGCCCATCTGA
- a CDS encoding DUF2325 domain-containing protein — MNAYLVGADVLGNIPELLSQYGISIHKHVSGRHAAHQRKPASLKGVDLIILFTDFLGHNVMRHYRELANEEKIRFVACRRSVCSLSQSLDKVCPRQGCAACPQQPRR, encoded by the coding sequence ATGAATGCTTATCTGGTCGGGGCGGATGTACTGGGCAACATTCCCGAGCTGTTGTCCCAATACGGCATTTCGATCCACAAGCACGTCTCCGGCCGCCATGCGGCGCACCAGCGCAAGCCCGCCAGCCTGAAAGGCGTGGATCTGATCATCCTGTTCACCGATTTCCTGGGGCACAACGTGATGCGGCACTATCGCGAGCTGGCCAACGAGGAAAAGATCCGCTTCGTGGCGTGCCGCCGCTCCGTCTGTTCGCTGTCGCAATCACTGGACAAGGTATGTCCGCGTCAGGGTTGCGCCGCCTGCCCGCAACAGCCGCGTCGCTGA
- the flgB gene encoding flagellar basal body rod protein FlgB, with translation MLGRIDAYFRPQETALKLRSHRQEVLASNIANADTPHYKARDFDFGTAYAAALEAKPTAPLAHTDPRHLQPSQRIDPFEPQLRYLNPAQGAIDGNTVEMETQMREFADNAVRYQAAITFMQRRIEGLRGAMQNQ, from the coding sequence ATGCTGGGACGCATCGACGCTTATTTCAGGCCGCAGGAGACCGCGCTCAAACTGCGCAGCCACCGGCAGGAAGTGCTGGCATCCAACATCGCCAACGCCGATACGCCGCACTACAAGGCGCGCGACTTCGATTTCGGCACTGCCTACGCAGCCGCGCTGGAGGCCAAACCCACCGCGCCGCTGGCCCATACCGACCCCCGCCACCTGCAGCCCAGCCAGCGCATCGACCCGTTCGAACCGCAGCTGCGCTATCTGAATCCTGCCCAGGGGGCCATCGACGGCAACACCGTGGAAATGGAAACCCAGATGCGCGAATTCGCCGACAACGCCGTGCGTTACCAGGCCGCGATCACCTTCATGCAGCGACGCATCGAAGGGTTGCGCGGCGCAATGCAGAACCAGTAA
- the flgC gene encoding flagellar basal body rod protein FlgC, translating into MSLFRTFDIASSAMQAQSMRLNAVASNLANAESATSANGQPYRARQVVFQSALLDARARLPGVKVAAVVEDQSAPRLVYDPRNPLADANGYIAMPNVSVVEEMTNMMSASRAYQTNADVMNTAKTLMLRTLQLGQS; encoded by the coding sequence ATGTCGCTGTTCCGCACCTTCGATATCGCTTCCTCGGCCATGCAGGCCCAGTCGATGCGGCTCAATGCCGTGGCCAGCAACCTGGCCAACGCCGAATCGGCCACCAGCGCCAACGGCCAGCCCTACCGCGCCCGGCAGGTGGTGTTCCAGAGCGCCTTGCTCGACGCGCGCGCCAGATTGCCGGGCGTCAAGGTGGCTGCGGTGGTGGAGGACCAGAGCGCGCCGCGGCTGGTGTACGACCCACGGAACCCGCTGGCGGACGCCAATGGCTACATCGCCATGCCCAATGTGAGCGTGGTCGAGGAAATGACCAACATGATGTCGGCCTCGCGCGCTTATCAAACCAACGCCGATGTGATGAACACGGCCAAGACGCTGATGCTGCGCACGCTGCAGCTGGGCCAATCCTGA
- a CDS encoding flagellar hook assembly protein FlgD, with protein MATTPGTSGIETRFDYTALNKKADTDKSAMQEQQDAFLKLLVKQLQSQDPMNPMDNAQMTSQMAQINTVTGIEKLNAAVQTLLSSYSASHSIQAAGLVGKQVMAPQDTFAFDPAKPLQAGVTVPEGVTQVGVAIIGEDGKVVDQMAGTAKEGEFMPIEWDGTLSDGTKAKAGNYFIVAKGLNADGKEVNLTVNGWQQVKSVEFGKEGVNVNLASGKKVGFDTIQQVM; from the coding sequence ATGGCAACCACTCCCGGCACCTCCGGCATCGAGACGCGTTTCGATTACACCGCGCTCAACAAGAAGGCCGACACCGACAAGAGCGCGATGCAGGAGCAGCAGGACGCGTTTCTCAAGCTGCTGGTCAAGCAGCTGCAAAGCCAGGATCCGATGAATCCGATGGACAACGCGCAGATGACCAGCCAGATGGCGCAGATCAACACCGTCACCGGCATCGAGAAGCTCAACGCCGCGGTGCAGACGCTGCTCTCGTCGTACAGCGCCTCGCACAGCATCCAGGCCGCCGGGCTCGTGGGCAAGCAGGTGATGGCGCCCCAGGACACCTTCGCGTTCGATCCGGCCAAGCCGCTGCAGGCCGGGGTCACGGTACCCGAGGGCGTGACCCAGGTCGGCGTCGCCATCATCGGCGAGGATGGCAAGGTGGTCGATCAGATGGCCGGCACCGCCAAGGAAGGTGAATTCATGCCGATCGAGTGGGACGGCACCCTGAGCGATGGCACCAAGGCCAAGGCCGGCAACTATTTCATCGTCGCCAAGGGGCTGAACGCCGACGGCAAGGAGGTCAACCTGACGGTGAATGGCTGGCAGCAGGTCAAGAGCGTGGAATTCGGCAAGGAAGGGGTGAATGTCAATCTGGCCAGCGGCAAGAAGGTCGGGTTCGACACCATCCAGCAGGTGATGTAG
- the flgE gene encoding flagellar hook protein FlgE: MGFQQGLSGLNASSKNLDVIGNNIANANTVGFKASRTEFADVFAATFASAGNIAGIGVRVKDIAQQFGQGNITSTNNPLDIAITGNGFFRMQDSSGAITYSRNGQFQLDREGNVVNGGQTLTGWLADPVSGALIKGGQPQALQVSVSNVGARATGASGLSNSGVQMQLNLDASKPILDRAAPPTGVGPLNITDPTTYTSATSADVYDAQGVRHTLQYFFTKVGTNQWEVQTSFDGAAPVMADPDGAGALTQGYLYFDGNGQLVDTAPDSVAGYVFTTNLVAPNGATSPFTFNVNFARSTQFGSAFGVNQLRQDGYPDGVLTGMSISKDGTILAQFSNSQTKTIGQIVLANFANPQGLQPMGDNRWAETYDSGQARVGDPGTTDLGLLQAAAVEDANVDLTAELVNLIVAQRSYQANTQTIKAQDTILQTIVNL, translated from the coding sequence ATGGGTTTTCAACAGGGATTGAGCGGGCTGAACGCGTCATCGAAGAACCTTGACGTGATCGGCAACAACATCGCCAACGCCAATACCGTGGGCTTCAAGGCTTCGCGCACCGAGTTCGCCGACGTGTTTGCCGCCACGTTCGCCTCCGCCGGCAACATTGCCGGCATCGGGGTGCGCGTCAAGGACATCGCGCAGCAGTTCGGCCAGGGCAACATCACTTCCACCAACAATCCGCTGGACATCGCCATCACTGGCAACGGCTTTTTCCGGATGCAGGATTCGTCCGGCGCGATCACCTACAGCCGCAACGGCCAGTTCCAGCTCGACCGCGAAGGCAATGTGGTGAACGGTGGACAGACCTTGACCGGCTGGCTCGCCGATCCGGTGAGCGGTGCGTTGATCAAGGGCGGGCAGCCGCAGGCACTGCAGGTCTCGGTGAGCAACGTCGGCGCGCGCGCCACCGGCGCTTCCGGTCTCTCCAATTCCGGGGTGCAGATGCAGCTGAATCTGGATGCCTCCAAACCCATTCTCGATCGCGCGGCGCCGCCCACTGGTGTCGGTCCGCTCAACATCACCGATCCGACCACCTATACCAGTGCCACCTCGGCCGATGTATACGATGCCCAGGGCGTGCGCCATACGCTGCAGTATTTCTTCACCAAGGTGGGCACCAACCAGTGGGAGGTGCAGACCTCGTTCGACGGTGCCGCCCCGGTGATGGCGGATCCTGACGGCGCAGGGGCGTTGACCCAGGGCTATCTCTACTTCGACGGCAATGGCCAGTTGGTCGATACCGCCCCGGACAGCGTGGCCGGCTACGTGTTCACCACCAACCTGGTGGCACCCAACGGCGCGACGAGTCCGTTCACGTTCAACGTCAATTTCGCCAGATCCACCCAGTTCGGCAGCGCGTTCGGCGTCAACCAGCTCAGGCAGGACGGCTATCCGGACGGCGTGCTGACCGGGATGTCGATCTCCAAGGACGGCACCATCCTGGCGCAGTTCTCCAACAGCCAGACCAAGACGATCGGCCAGATCGTGTTGGCCAATTTCGCCAACCCGCAGGGGCTGCAACCGATGGGCGACAACCGGTGGGCCGAGACCTACGACTCGGGGCAGGCGCGCGTGGGTGATCCGGGCACCACCGACCTGGGCCTGTTGCAGGCGGCAGCGGTGGAGGATGCCAACGTCGATCTGACCGCCGAACTGGTCAACCTGATCGTCGCCCAGCGTAGCTATCAGGCCAATACCCAGACCATCAAGGCGCAGGACACCATCCTGCAGACCATCGTCAACCTGTAA
- the flgF gene encoding flagellar basal-body rod protein FlgF, protein MDRLIYTAMTGAKHSAYRQEAIAHNLANVGTPGFRAQLESFRAVPVLAPGTLPTRAFVVEQSTGSDFTPGVLQQTGRDLDVAIEGDGWFAVQTDTGEAYTRNGGFEIDATGLLKTRNGQVVLGEAGPITVPENTFVTFGADGTVSGADRNNPAQVNELGRIRLVNPPLETLDRGSDGLFRQRSGAPAPADANVRVASGSIETSNVNAVDELVDMISAQRHYDMQVRLLQTADTNARSAAQILAVSA, encoded by the coding sequence ATGGATAGGCTGATCTACACCGCAATGACCGGCGCCAAGCATAGCGCCTACCGCCAGGAAGCCATCGCGCACAACCTCGCCAACGTCGGCACGCCCGGCTTTCGCGCGCAGCTGGAGAGCTTCCGCGCCGTGCCGGTGCTGGCCCCGGGTACGCTGCCCACACGTGCCTTCGTGGTGGAGCAGAGCACCGGGTCCGATTTCACGCCCGGCGTCCTGCAGCAGACCGGGCGCGATCTGGATGTCGCGATCGAAGGCGACGGCTGGTTCGCGGTCCAGACCGATACGGGTGAGGCATATACCCGCAACGGCGGATTCGAGATCGACGCCACGGGCCTGTTGAAAACCCGCAATGGCCAGGTGGTGCTGGGCGAGGCTGGCCCGATCACAGTGCCGGAAAACACCTTCGTCACCTTCGGCGCCGATGGCACGGTCAGCGGTGCCGACCGCAACAACCCGGCCCAGGTCAACGAACTGGGCCGGATCAGGCTGGTCAACCCGCCGCTTGAGACGCTCGATCGCGGCAGCGACGGCCTTTTCCGGCAGCGCAGCGGCGCGCCGGCGCCGGCCGATGCCAATGTCCGCGTCGCATCGGGCAGCATCGAGACCAGCAATGTCAACGCGGTAGACGAACTGGTCGACATGATCAGCGCGCAACGCCACTACGACATGCAGGTGCGCCTGTTGCAGACCGCCGATACCAATGCGCGCTCGGCCGCGCAGATTCTTGCCGTGTCGGCCTGA
- the flgG gene encoding flagellar basal-body rod protein FlgG encodes MMRSLWIAKTGMDAMQMHVDVISNNLANVNTNGFKRQRIVFEDLLYQNMRQPGASTSQQTQLPTGLQLGTGVKPVATARIFMQGGLQITDGPLDMAINGEGFFQIALPDGTTAYTRDGAFQVDSQGNVVTASGYQIQPALQVPQGTTKLTIGKDGTVTAIVNNNSAAPAQLGTVQLATFINPPGLQSIGENLFLETAASGAPVAGQPGTNGLGAINQGYVETSNVNVTEELVNMIQAQRAYEINSRAVRTSDEMLQRLTQL; translated from the coding sequence ATGATGCGCTCGCTGTGGATTGCCAAGACCGGCATGGACGCCATGCAGATGCATGTCGACGTCATTTCCAACAACCTGGCGAATGTCAACACCAACGGCTTCAAGCGGCAACGGATCGTGTTCGAGGATTTGCTGTACCAGAACATGCGCCAGCCCGGTGCCTCGACCAGCCAGCAGACGCAGCTGCCCACCGGCCTGCAGCTCGGAACCGGGGTGAAGCCGGTGGCCACGGCCCGTATCTTCATGCAGGGCGGTTTGCAGATCACCGACGGCCCGCTGGACATGGCGATCAACGGCGAAGGTTTTTTCCAGATCGCGCTGCCGGACGGCACCACTGCCTATACCCGCGACGGCGCGTTCCAGGTCGACAGCCAGGGCAATGTGGTCACCGCCAGCGGCTATCAGATCCAGCCTGCGCTGCAGGTGCCGCAAGGGACGACCAAGCTCACCATCGGCAAGGACGGCACGGTCACCGCCATCGTCAACAACAACTCGGCCGCACCGGCGCAGCTGGGCACGGTGCAGCTGGCCACCTTCATCAACCCGCCGGGGTTGCAATCGATCGGCGAGAACCTGTTCCTCGAAACCGCCGCCTCGGGCGCGCCGGTGGCCGGGCAGCCTGGCACCAACGGTCTTGGCGCGATCAACCAGGGTTATGTGGAGACCTCCAACGTTAACGTGACTGAGGAGCTGGTCAACATGATCCAGGCGCAGCGGGCCTATGAGATCAATTCGCGGGCGGTGCGCACCTCGGACGAGATGCTGCAGCGGCTTACCCAGCTCTAA
- a CDS encoding flagellar basal body L-ring protein FlgH — MKHLGVALLAALLTACAMEPKSIVTQPTTTRPTAPLQASQNQGAIFQAGSARMLLEERVARHIGDLLTINVQENLSATNTSNSSADRTGELNYGTSGNLPFIPPSIEKYLVRPVEVTANSNNTFSGKGSTTNSNNFAGTIAVTVVDVLPNGNLVVGGDRQIAVNGQVNTLRFTGVVNPFDIQTGNTVSSTKVADARIEQVGRGYIADAQTMGWLQRFFLNVMPF; from the coding sequence ATGAAACACCTTGGCGTCGCGCTTCTGGCCGCACTGCTCACCGCGTGCGCGATGGAGCCCAAGAGCATCGTGACGCAACCGACCACCACCCGGCCCACGGCGCCGCTGCAGGCAAGCCAGAACCAGGGCGCCATCTTCCAGGCCGGCAGCGCCCGCATGCTGCTCGAAGAGCGCGTGGCCCGCCATATCGGTGATCTGTTGACCATCAACGTGCAGGAAAACCTGTCGGCCACCAACACTTCGAACAGCAGCGCGGACCGCACTGGCGAGCTCAACTACGGCACGTCCGGCAACCTGCCGTTCATCCCGCCCAGCATCGAAAAATATCTGGTGCGCCCAGTCGAAGTGACGGCCAACAGCAACAACACCTTTTCGGGCAAGGGCTCGACCACCAACTCCAACAACTTTGCCGGCACCATTGCCGTCACGGTGGTCGATGTGCTGCCCAACGGCAATCTGGTGGTCGGGGGGGATAGGCAGATCGCGGTCAACGGCCAGGTCAACACGCTGCGCTTCACCGGCGTGGTCAACCCGTTCGACATCCAGACCGGCAACACGGTCTCGTCGACCAAGGTGGCCGATGCGCGCATCGAGCAGGTCGGACGCGGCTATATCGCGGATGCGCAGACCATGGGCTGGCTGCAGCGTTTCTTCCTGAATGTGATGCCGTTTTAA
- a CDS encoding flagellar basal body P-ring protein FlgI, protein MLRMMAWMMLALSLAAVARAEKVRDLASVAGVRDNQLVGYGLVVGLDGSGDQTTQTPFTVQSVVNMLGNLGIQVPGGGNLQLKNVAAVTVTATLPAFARPGQPLDVTVSSIGNAKSLRGGTLVLAPLKGADGQIYAMAQGNLIVAGAGAQAGGSSTQVNQLATGRIPGGATVERAVPNPLGQGEFVQLELLQTNFTLASRMVNAINGALGPVAAAQDGRVIQVRAPLDNNQRVAFLSRLENIDVSAPEGAPKVIINARTGSVVMNQAVTVEPCAISHGNLTVTINANNQVSQPNPLAGGQTAAVQNADVQIQSDSGGVVRLPRAANLRDVVRALNTVGATPQDLLAILQAMKAAGSLRAQLEVI, encoded by the coding sequence ATGTTGCGGATGATGGCCTGGATGATGCTCGCGTTGTCGCTGGCCGCAGTGGCCCGCGCCGAGAAGGTGCGCGACCTGGCCAGCGTGGCGGGCGTGCGCGACAACCAGCTGGTTGGCTACGGGCTGGTGGTGGGGCTGGACGGCAGCGGTGATCAGACCACGCAGACGCCGTTCACCGTGCAATCGGTGGTCAACATGCTCGGCAACCTTGGCATCCAGGTGCCCGGTGGCGGCAATCTGCAGCTCAAGAACGTGGCGGCGGTCACCGTCACCGCCACGCTACCGGCGTTTGCGCGGCCGGGCCAGCCGCTGGATGTGACTGTCTCGTCGATCGGCAACGCCAAGAGTCTGCGCGGCGGCACGCTGGTGCTGGCGCCGCTCAAGGGCGCGGACGGCCAGATCTACGCGATGGCGCAGGGCAACCTGATCGTGGCGGGCGCGGGCGCCCAGGCTGGCGGCTCAAGCACGCAGGTCAACCAGTTGGCCACCGGGCGCATCCCCGGTGGTGCCACGGTCGAGCGTGCTGTGCCCAACCCGCTGGGGCAGGGCGAATTCGTGCAGCTGGAGTTGCTGCAGACCAACTTCACTCTCGCCAGCCGCATGGTCAACGCCATCAACGGCGCACTCGGTCCGGTGGCGGCAGCGCAGGATGGCCGTGTGATCCAGGTGCGCGCCCCGCTCGACAACAACCAGCGTGTCGCCTTCCTGTCGCGCCTGGAGAATATCGATGTCAGCGCTCCCGAGGGCGCACCCAAGGTCATCATCAACGCACGTACCGGGTCGGTGGTGATGAATCAGGCGGTGACGGTGGAACCGTGCGCCATCTCGCATGGCAACCTGACCGTGACCATCAACGCCAACAACCAGGTCTCGCAGCCGAACCCGCTTGCCGGTGGCCAGACCGCGGCGGTGCAGAACGCGGATGTGCAGATCCAGTCCGATTCGGGCGGCGTGGTGCGGCTGCCCAGGGCCGCCAACCTGCGCGACGTGGTGCGTGCGCTCAACACCGTGGGGGCGACCCCGCAGGACCTGCTGGCCATTCTGCAGGCGATGAAAGCGGCCGGCAGTCTGCGGGCGCAATTGGAAGTGATCTGA